ctaattaaaaaaaaaggccttatatatcttttacaaaaatcttctcctctgaaactactgggccaaatttatccaaactagtttaaaaaatgtgtccggtgacccggctaACCAACCAAGTTTAACTGCCATGCCacagctaaaatagaacataggggtaaaatgtagtatttggcttataactcaaaaaccaaagcatttggagcaaatctgactgATTTGTAATATGTTTATCTGGAGAAGGTGtgtctgccctgaaatttaCAGATGGATCAGCcaacctgttgttaggttgctgcccctgaattgtttttttttaggaaatttggccggtttttgttataatcttgaatgttatcatagatagagataaactataaacagcaataatgtacagtaaagtaagacctaaaaataagtcaacatgaccaaaatggtcagttgaccctctaaggagttattgtcctttatagtcaatttttaacaattctcataaaatttgtaaatttttactaacattttccaccgAAAtaactgggccaagttaataatcgctagaaataattgtaagcagtaagtatgttcagtaaattaagatgtacaaacacatcaccatcaccaaaatacaattttgtcatgaatccatctgtgtcctttgtttaatattcccATAGACCAAGTTAGTTTCtattcaaataatttcaaatatctttGCGTTTTTTCTGTATGACGTGAACATATTATTagaaataatttcttttcaccATTTACTATTGATATTAAGCTAAAGTTAACTATATTCATAGCTGTCACTGATGCATAATATATTGGTCACTAAAGTGTTAGTTACTTAGTGACATGCTCAAGAATGTGATATAGTTAaaataatgaagtaaataaatatatattttcagccTACAAGAATACCAATGTCAATGAAGTAATTCCATGGTTGCCTTCATTATTCTGACTGTAAACACttaaaatttatcatttcttAGACGAATAACACACAGAAGAAATATAGACATTCATCACTAGACAGACAAAGAAGCTATGTCTTATAACGAAGTTGATGCAGTTATCTCTCTTGATGACACTTGTTGCCATGCTAATCGGCAATCCTTGGGTAACTCCGCAACTTTGACGAATCATTGCCTTGCACCACTGGACCAAACAAGATGTAAAATTGAGGACCAAACTGTGTATGATGAAGAATGGAGTTGTAATTCAGAATTGAGAATAAATACAGGAATTAAACCATTAACATTTGATATAGATATTAGCACGATCAAAGTGGAAAGTGATTCAGATATTTCTGAATTGCAAGGACACACGAGAACCCAAACATCTGATGAAACGTTTGTATGTCGGCAATCCTCGGGAAACTCCGCTACTGTGACGAATCATTGCTATGCCAATCCACAATCCTCAGGAGACTTTGCTATTGTGACAAATGATTGCCTTGCACCACTGGATCAAACAAGATGTAAAATTGAGGACCAAACTGTGTATGATGAAGAATGGAGTTGTAATtcagaattgaaaataaatacaggAAATATAGATATCAAAGCGGAGAGTGATTCGGAGAATTCTGTATTGCAAGGACACATGAGAACCCAAACATCTGATCAAACGTTTGTATGTAGTGTATGTGATAAAAACTTCTTTCGGGAACCCGATTTACTTGTACACATGAGAGAACACCCAccttataaatgttataaatgtgATATATGTCAAAAAGAGTGTAGTACAAATTGCAACTTGAAAACCCATATGAAAACACATACCATGGAAAAACGTTTACAGACTCACACGAAAACACATACTGGTGATAATCCTTATAAATGTGATGTATGTTATAAAGTcttaaaaaccaaaagaaatttaaaaagacaCAAACAAATACATTCTGTTGGTGAACCACCTATGAAATGTGAAATCTGCTGTAGAGGATTCTATAGCAAAAGCATTTTAACTACCCACATGAAAATACATACTGGAGAAAAACCTCACAAATGTGATGTATGCAGCAAACGGTTTAATCATAAACCCAACTTAACTGTACACATGAGAATACACACGGGTGAAAAACCTTATAAATGTGACTTATGTTGTAGAATGTTTAATTGTAAGGGGAATTTTACTAAACACATGGCATCTCATAAAGATAAAGGCACCTGTACTGTGCACAAGAGATTACATACTGGTGAAACACCTTATACATGTGATTTATGTTGTAGAAGGTTTAATAGTCAGGAGCATATTACTAAACACATGGCATTGCACAAAggaaaaagtaaacaatttaaatgtaatgaGTGTGGTTATGAATATAATTTGAAGAGTTTATTACGATTACACATAAAGAAAACACacattagacatgttagaacGAGAGTTACTgaatgtgatgtatgtggtaaaatGTGTATAGATCCAAGAACACTTACCaaacacatgagaacacataagGTGCAGGAATCTAATATCCAttctaaacatataaataatgtcACTGACGATAGACCGTATAAGTGTGATGAATGTTTTCGGGTGTTTAAACACAAAGCAAGCTTTGATTATcataaaagtttacaaatatgTACAGCAGGAAATTCTTATAAATGTGATGAATGTTTTAAAGTGTTTAGATTGAAATATAGTTTTGATAAACACATTAAATTACATTCAGGTTTTAAATCTTATAAATGTGATGTATGTTGTGAAGAGTTTAAACACGAGGCAAGCTTAGAATATCACATAAAGTCACATACAGTTGTTAACTATTACAAGTGTGGTGTGTGTTCTAGAGTGTTTGAAAACCAGACAAGCTTTGAAAGACACATGAAATTTCATACTGATGACTAGGAAAAAGCAAGCTTTGAAAGACACATGAAATTTCATACTAGTgactaaaaaaaagacaacgTCAAGCACCTTTGACCTTCAACATTGAACAAAACCCACCATTTAGATTGGATATTGTTTATTATCACTTGTATATTTGTCAAAGTTTTGAATGAAATCAATTTTGATTTCCTGCTGAGgttataattaatttttgaaaattacaagtttgcatatttatagttttaaatttattatatttaattgttgGGTAACGATTGCACAAACTGCAATCAAAACCATATGTTACTGTCAGACTTGATACATAAATCCTTCAAGGGTTATCACTACCATTTTGATACACAAAAAATAACGCATTGAtcttaaaataatatacatcctatctATGAACATTTCCAGAAAATTATGAATTTGCTATATGCTCAGATATTCAAGTCTCAAAACGATGTTCCACATGACAGGAAAATTACAAAGCTTTTGCAAGGTGCAGGAATCTAATATCCAttctaaacatataaataatgtcATTGTAAAATCAACTTTAGAGATttaagttatctcccattgtccAGAAAGCAGTTGAATTGACTAGCTTCATTGACAacgaaatatttgattttactgCCCAAGGATAAAGTAAAGCATATCTTTACCCTTCTGTGCTTACAAATCACTCactttgattttgacatttggaTGAATTAAATAGGCATGTGGTCATGGTGGTATTTAAATGAATGTATACAGATTTtatccacaaatttaaatgttcaacgaaatacaaatttctttaaagGTATCTAGATTTTGACAGATCACGAAATCAcatatccatgaaaatgcaaGGGTTCCGCTGACCGCATCAATTGTATCTCTTGTTTTGTTAATTACTTTAAGATTTAACCCGCACAAGTTGtagtttgttttatgttttaatccACACATGTTGTATTTAATCCGAATGTGTTGTAGTATGTGTATTTAATCCCTTAACTGTAAGTGTAATTTAATCCCCTTGAGTtgtaatgtatttttaaatgttttcagtAGTCTACATTAGTAACagtgtattttcatatttaatccCTTTAAATTGTAATGTATTATTAAGTAGTCTATATGAGTTACAGagtatattcaaatttaatccccttgatttgttttgtattttcaagTAGTCTACATGAGttacaatgtatttttaaatttgaaatttaatcctTTTGAATTGTAATGTATTATAATGTAGTCTACATGAGTAACagtgtattttcaaatttaattccATTGAGTTGTAATGTAAATGCGATTAGTCTACATGAGTTACagtgtatttttaaatttaatccCCTATAGTTGTAATGTATTTTCAAGTAGTCTTCATGAGttacaatgtatttttaaatttcaaatctaATCCTCTTAAATTGTAATGTATTATCAAGTAGTCTACATGAGTTAcagtatattttcaaatttaatccCCCTGAGTTGTAATGCATTTTCAAATAGTCTACATGAGTTATAGtgtatattcaaattcaatCCCCCTGAGTTGTAATGCATTTTCAAATAGTCTACATGAGTTATAgtgtatatttaaattcaatccCCCTGAGTTGTAATGCATTTTCAAATAGTCTACATGAGTTATAGtgtaaattcaaattcaatCCCATTGAGTTGTAATCTAGTTTCACGTAGTCTACACGAATTACagtgtattttcaaatttgagacCCTATAGTTGTAAAGTATTTTCAAGTAGTCTTCATGAGttacaatgtatttttaaatttcaaatctaATCCTCTTGAATTGTAATGTATTATCAAGTAGTCTACATGGGCTACagtgtattttcaaatttaatccCCCTGAGTTGTAATGCATTTTCAAATAGTCTACATGAGTTATAGtgtatattcaaattcaatCCCATTGAGTTGTAATCTAGTTTCAAGTAGTCTACACGAATTACAGTGTATTTTCAAACTTAATACCATTgaattgtaatttattttcaaatagtgTACACAGCTTATagtgtattttcaaattttattacactGAGTTATAATGTATGTTTGAGTAGTCTACATGAGTTACagtgtatttttaaatttcaaattaaatcccCTTGAGTTGTAATGTATTTTCAAGTAGTGTACATGACTAATAGCGTATTTTCAGATTCAATCCCTTTCAAGTTTGAGATTTATGTATTTAAGAGTGGTCCATTTGAGACCCTTCACATGAgtcaggggcggatttaggcgggggcgtggtgggcgtgcgccccccctaaaatttgcaaagcatgggttgaCCTCAACATATTTAAAGTATCAGAAGAGGCCATTCAATCTTTTTgaacattcaaagtatataaaacagtcagtttaacagAATCAACTTGATTACTGATCAACCGACCCACGCTTTATTAAAGTTCtataaatgatttcaaaagaAGATGTCAAACGCGGAGCTGCATTTGATGACAAGTATAATAGGTTTTTTAcagttaaagtaaaaacaaatgttacattgtatttgcggtttttataatcaatttgtttgataattgaagttccaaaacatcccttactcactttcacaatttcatcatgacacGGTCAAGAAAGCAGTCGGCAGGTGGGATCTTTTATAATATCcgtaatgaaagatagaaatactgtttcaagcgaaaggttattttataaatttgtatcTCTGTGTCTATATTTGTTTCTCATTTGCAACCTAAATATTTAGCCGAAATCTGTACCGTATTACTGTATGCTTGGATACCTAGAAAATAAACATGCGTAAATGCAtctcattttgattttagttgtttgtggCGAACACAGTAAAGTCTGGCACGACCtccgaaaatcaaaaatgtaaaaaacagatagtatgaaaaaacaattaaaaatcgctggtaaaagtagaaattttcgtttgaaaaatatattggtcTGGCGAGCAATTGTGATCTGTCTCGTCTCACAttgcgtccgtctgtccgccCGTCTATGtgtagattgttgtcaggtgtggattaatataaaaaagaagatgtggtatgattgccaatgaaacaactatccactaaagaccaaaatgatacaaacattaacaactttaggtcaccggcTTTCAAGGCGGTTTcagcttgaaactttaattcCTCGCTAATTTTAACTCACAATAGTTCGAGATATCAACATTGCACCCctttagaagaatatttcaagaattttacctaaaaaaacctccaaaaaaatgtcttatAATACACtgttccaaaataaaacttttgcgCCCCCCCTAACttgaaatcctggatccgcccctgtgatttatgcatattttaaaatatattcccaatgagttgtatttttaaatcttattcaCATGAgttgatttatattataaatttcaatCAACGATGTGGTAGTGTACTCTAAATCTATTTCTCATGAGTTAATGAATTAGTTATCTGCATTGAGGTGAAATTTGATATACATCACATGAGTGGTATTTGTAGTGTATTTTAAATCTTAGTCACACTTATTACTAGTTGAACTTGTagtgtattttaaaatacattgaatGGACACATCAACACTTTTGggactgacttgatatctaTTTCAATGCTATTTGGTATCCTTTAAAAAGAATTTCATGTTCAAGTGTTCCATAAAGTATGTATTTCATATAAGCTTGTATGCAAAACTTTTAGGTTCCTCAATACATGAAAAATGTACCATTATGTCCATGAAAATATACTTGATCATGATACTATAATATGTAATGAGTTATCAGTattgattacttttttttttttacattcttaaCTTAAGTAATTGGGACACTAAAGTctataattgtgtttttttaaggtAGCACTACTGTCTAACAATGattttttgaagatattttttttatcacataattttGAAGTAGGTACTATTCTgcacagtttgtaaaaatccCAAATTCATTATCATATTGCAACAGGGAGTAAATTGATAATTGActtatgtaaataaaagcaCATGGTgattaatctaaatatatagGCATTTGGGAGGGGCTAATATGTCAATCATCTGTTGATGCCAGTGTCCAGCTGTTAATCCCTGACCATAAGATAAATATTGTAGTCTTATCTCATTGTTCtgcaacaaaaataatttatataacagGGAAGTGAacagagaaaagaaaaaaatctaaagggAACAAAAActaccaaaaatgaaaaaaaatactatggAAAAGATTAAGAAAGTATTAAAAGCCTCTGACTGcctgtataaatttatttcattggtCTTCTTCATTTGAATACAGTTTTATGCAGTTAAACTAATTTTCAGTTTATGTGTAATTTTTCAATtccattaaattaaaaaaattcagagGAAAAGTGTATTTTCAAGAAGAGGATGGTCTAACTCTTGAtctttttatgaacatgtttttTATGCACATTTCTAATGTTCTACCTTATTTCAGACatagtttatttcttttttaaaatttaaatgaaaattatcctttatatatagagaataatgatGTTAAGCATTGATTATATGCAGCTGGTCAATCATGTTATTCTCTTATCTTAGACTGTCTGGAAAGAGGTGGAGCtttgtctatatttaattactACATTATAGATGTTGGTCAAATCTGTGACGTCACACTCCCGCCAAATGCCAAGTTAGTGTTGGACAGTTCACATATAATgctaaatttacagtataagAGCATCAAAGACACAAAGTGTGTGGTTCTATTGATATAGTAATGGTATCAGAACACTCCTGGGGTGTTCCAAGTggaatttttgtatttatattgactTTACAGAGGTTCTAAGGGGGACATTCAGTTTTTAGGTCATTTCTCAGAACAATTTTTCATGAgaattgtaatgaaaaaatgaaaatagaaactTTATGGGTACCCCCTTTGGCTTGactttgatatatatgattaaaGGGTGTATTTTCTACAATACCGTGTCCCAGTTTTTGGATAATATGCTTCTAAATGAATTTATAGGTCTCCAAAGATGAAAGGTGAAATGAGGTTTGGAACCCAGCAGTTAAATCAACATATCTTCTTACTGGAGGCatatatcaaaaatctaagacacggttttgttgattttatatgGTTGATTAAaggaatgaaaacaaatttttactaCCATTTGACATGAATGTGCCATTTTGATTTAAGTTGGAAGACCACTTTTTTGGCAATTAATG
The nucleotide sequence above comes from Mytilus trossulus isolate FHL-02 chromosome 5, PNRI_Mtr1.1.1.hap1, whole genome shotgun sequence. Encoded proteins:
- the LOC134718951 gene encoding zinc finger protein 260-like, translating into MSYNEVDAVISLDDTCCHANRQSLGNSATLTNHCLAPLDQTRCKIEDQTVYDEEWSCNSELRINTGIKPLTFDIDISTIKVESDSDISELQGHTRTQTSDETFVCRQSSGNSATVTNHCYANPQSSGDFAIVTNDCLAPLDQTRCKIEDQTVYDEEWSCNSELKINTGNIDIKAESDSENSVLQGHMRTQTSDQTFVCSVCDKNFFREPDLLVHMREHPPYKCYKCDICQKECSTNCNLKTHMKTHTMEKRLQTHTKTHTGDNPYKCDVCYKVLKTKRNLKRHKQIHSVGEPPMKCEICCRGFYSKSILTTHMKIHTGEKPHKCDVCSKRFNHKPNLTVHMRIHTGEKPYKCDLCCRMFNCKGNFTKHMASHKDKGTCTVHKRLHTGETPYTCDLCCRRFNSQEHITKHMALHKGKSKQFKCNECGYEYNLKSLLRLHIKKTHIRHVRTRVTECDVCGKMCIDPRTLTKHMRTHKVQESNIHSKHINNVTDDRPYKCDECFRVFKHKASFDYHKSLQICTAGNSYKCDECFKVFRLKYSFDKHIKLHSGFKSYKCDVCCEEFKHEASLEYHIKSHTVVNYYKCGVCSRVFENQTSFERHMKFHTDD